The sequence CTCTCTGTCATTCCAGAGCGTCTCCATCGCTACCGCCAACGCATTTGAATCACGCGGCGCCACGACCAGCCCCGTCTCGTTCGCGATGTTAATAAAGGTGGTCCCCGTGCCCATCTCGCACGAGATCATAGGCTTGCCGTACATCGCCGCTTCCAGCAGCGAGATGCCGAACGACTCCGAACGCTGGTGTGACGGAAAGACAAACGCCTCACACAGCATCAGCAGCGCGTTCTTGTCCTCATCCGGCAGGCTGCCCACAAACACGACATTGTTGAGCCCAAGCGCATTGGCCTTAGCCTTGAGTTCAAGCTCCTGATGCCCGCCGCCCATGATCACCACCGGCAAGCGATTCTTCGCCGCAGCTTCCAGCAGGAAATCGAGGCCCTTGTAATAACGCAGCGCACCGACGAACAAAAAGAAGCGTTCGCCCAGTTGCTGTTTCCAGTGCGCAAGCTTCGCAGGCGACGGGGCAGGGTAGGTGGCTCGGTCAAGACCAAACGGAATGATCTCTACCTTGTCCTTGAAGCGAGTCAGCACCTCGCTACTCGCGGCGTAGTTGGGGGAGGACACCACAATACGGTCCACGCTGCTCAGGAAGCGGTTCATCAACGGCGCATACAGCTTGAGCAGCGTCTTCTGCTTGATGATGTCTGAGTGGTAACTCACCACCGCCGGCTTTTTGATCTGCGCGGCGAAGTGCGCGATGTCCATGTACGGCCACGGGAAGTGGTAATGCACGATGTCCGCTTCGCTCGCCAACTCCTTGAAGTCGCGAATGCCCGACAGCGAAAACCCTGTCGACGCCACA comes from Pseudomonas lutea and encodes:
- a CDS encoding glycosyltransferase family 4 protein encodes the protein MTKVLHFFKTYFPESKGGGVEQVIFQLAQGCQAHGIHSEVLSLSKEGAARNETVGNHIAHRSKQDLYVASTGFSLSGIRDFKELASEADIVHYHFPWPYMDIAHFAAQIKKPAVVSYHSDIIKQKTLLKLYAPLMNRFLSSVDRIVVSSPNYAASSEVLTRFKDKVEIIPFGLDRATYPAPSPAKLAHWKQQLGERFFLFVGALRYYKGLDFLLEAAAKNRLPVVIMGGGHQELELKAKANALGLNNVVFVGSLPDEDKNALLMLCEAFVFPSHQRSESFGISLLEAAMYGKPMISCEMGTGTTFINIANETGLVVAPRDSNALAVAMETLWNDRELAKQMGLRAVQRFESMFTAPTMVKAYADLYQDVLRKR